Part of the Gramella sp. Hel_I_59 genome, AAATCTTCATATTGGTCTAATGGTAAAAACCAGTGTTTAGTTTCTTTTAAAGTTGGAACGGCACCGGTAATAGCAGATTTAGGATTAATAAGATCTGTTGCATTTAATGAAGTTCCGCAGTTTTCACACTGGTCTCCATAAGCTTCTTCATTCCCACATTTTGGGCAGGTTCCAGTTACAAATCTATCGGCTAGAAACTGGTTAGCCTCGACGTCATATAATTGCTCGGTAGATTCTTCAATAAATTTACCATCCTCATACATCTTCTTAAAAAAGTCTGATGCCGTTTTATGGTGAACATCACCTGAAGTTCTGGAATAGTTATCGAAGGTAATTCCGAAGTCTTCAAAAGAGGTTTTGATGATCGCATTGTACTTGTCTACTACATCCTGCGGACTCACACCTTCTTTCTTGGCCTTGATCGTAATTGGCACACCGTGCTCATCACTTCCACAAACAAATGCTACATCATGTCCCTGCATTCGTAAAAACCTGGAATAAATATCTGCAGGTACATAAACGCCTGCAAGGTGTCCAATATGAATAGGCCCGTTCGTATAAGGTAAAGCCGCTGTGATCGTAAATCTCTGAGGATTTTTGCTCATTAGAATAAGTAAATTTTTAAGAGCGGTAAAGTTAAGCAAAGACGTTCGAATACGCGTTAAATTCTTGTAAAAGCGGAACCTTGTGGAGCTTATCTGTATACTTTTACTACAAAAAACTTCAAATGCGTAAAATTCTAGCCGTTGTTGGTCTGCTGGCCATAGTTTCCTGTAACAGTAATAAAGCTGTAACTGGCTCTAAAGATATTTATAGTCTTGAAAATTTAAGCCGAATGTCTTCGGAAGATATTTCGCGCAATTACCCACAATCCAATATGGAAGAAGGAGTGGATGAATTCGAGGAGGGAACCGAGACAAAACCTTACAGCATACTATTTCCTGAAACTGAAGACGAGGTTTTGATCACCTGGCAAACTAAAGAGAAGAAAAAGGTGAGTTCAATCAATTATTCCGGAGAAGGAAGATGGACCACTGCCGATGGAATTAAGGTTGGAATGAGCCTGAATGAACTAAATGAATTAAATGCAAAACCAGTGTCTTTTTACGGTTTTGGATGGGATTATAGTGGAGCTGTAGACTGGAATGGTGGAAAACTTGCGAAATCCGGAATTGGTGTTTTCCTGAAAACAGATAAGGATATTCCTAATAAATTCTATGGTGATAAGATCGTAAAAGCCAGTAAAGAAGAAATTGACGCTCTTGAACTTCAGGTAGGATCTGTGATGTTGATGAATGAGGTAAACTAGGTTTACGAATGGCTACTCATAATGATCTGGGCAAGAAGGGGGAGGAGTTGGCAGTACAGTTTCTTCTGAAAAATAATTACGAGATCCTGGAACGTAACTTCAGGTATCGTAAAGCTGAAGTAGATATCATTGCCAGAGAAGCTGATACCTTAATAGCAGTTGAAGTAAAATCACGAAGTTCGGTCTATTTTGGAAATCCTGCAGACTTTGTGAAACCTGCTCAGATCAAATTACTTGTGGAAGCAATGAATTACTATTCGGAAAAGCATGATACAGATCTGGAGATCAGGTTCGATATCATTGCGATTACAAAATCTGGATCCAACTACGAAATGGAACATATTACTGATGCCTTTCTACATTTTTAAAGGCTCATA contains:
- a CDS encoding YraN family protein — encoded protein: MATHNDLGKKGEELAVQFLLKNNYEILERNFRYRKAEVDIIAREADTLIAVEVKSRSSVYFGNPADFVKPAQIKLLVEAMNYYSEKHDTDLEIRFDIIAITKSGSNYEMEHITDAFLHF